Proteins found in one Macaca nemestrina isolate mMacNem1 chromosome 4, mMacNem.hap1, whole genome shotgun sequence genomic segment:
- the LOC105472605 gene encoding protein FAM3B isoform X3, producing the protein MAGAPWRHLLPAREGRSRRLAPVPKRQKCDHWTPCPSDTYAYRLLSGGGINKYAKICFEDDLLMGEKLGNVARGINIAIVNYVTGNVTATQHFDMYEGDNSGPMIKFIQSAPPKSLLFMVTYDDGSTRLNNDAKNAIEELGSKEIRNMKFRSSWVFLAAKGFELPSEIQREKINHSDTKNNRYSGWPAEIQIEGCIPKEPS; encoded by the exons CCCCAGTCCCCAAAAGGCAAAAATGTGACCACTGGACTCCCTGCCCATCTGACACCTATGCCTACAGGTTACTCAGTGGAGGTGGCATAAACAAGTACGCCAAAATCTGCTTTGAGGATGACCT GCTTATGGGAGAAAAGCTGGGAAATGTTGCCAGAGGAATAAACATTGCCATTGTCAACT atgTAACTGGGAATGTGACAGCAACACAACATTTTGATATGTATGAAGGCG ATAACTCTGGACCGATGATAAAGTTTATTCAGAGTGCTCCTCCAAAATCCCTGCTCTTCATGGTGACCTATGACGACGGAAGCACAAG ACTGAATAATGATGCAAAGAATGCCATAGAAGAACTTGGAAGTAAAGAAATCAGGAACATGAAATTCAGGTCTAGCTGGGTATTTCTTGCAGCAAAAGGCTTTGAACTCCCTTCCGAAATTCAGAGAGAAAAG ATCAACCACTCTGATACTAAGAACAACAGATATTCTGGCTGGCCTGCAGAGATCCAGATAGAAGGCTGCATACCCAAAGAACCAAGCTGA
- the LOC105472605 gene encoding protein FAM3B isoform X5, with product MKDQESSGPSPVPKRQKCDHWTPCPSDTYAYRLLSGGGINKYAKICFEDDLLMGEKLGNVARGINIAIVNYVTGNVTATQHFDMYEGDNSGPMIKFIQSAPPKSLLFMVTYDDGSTRLNNDAKNAIEELGSKEIRNMKFRSSWVFLAAKGFELPSEIQREKINHSDTKNNRYSGWPAEIQIEGCIPKEPS from the exons CCCCAGTCCCCAAAAGGCAAAAATGTGACCACTGGACTCCCTGCCCATCTGACACCTATGCCTACAGGTTACTCAGTGGAGGTGGCATAAACAAGTACGCCAAAATCTGCTTTGAGGATGACCT GCTTATGGGAGAAAAGCTGGGAAATGTTGCCAGAGGAATAAACATTGCCATTGTCAACT atgTAACTGGGAATGTGACAGCAACACAACATTTTGATATGTATGAAGGCG ATAACTCTGGACCGATGATAAAGTTTATTCAGAGTGCTCCTCCAAAATCCCTGCTCTTCATGGTGACCTATGACGACGGAAGCACAAG ACTGAATAATGATGCAAAGAATGCCATAGAAGAACTTGGAAGTAAAGAAATCAGGAACATGAAATTCAGGTCTAGCTGGGTATTTCTTGCAGCAAAAGGCTTTGAACTCCCTTCCGAAATTCAGAGAGAAAAG ATCAACCACTCTGATACTAAGAACAACAGATATTCTGGCTGGCCTGCAGAGATCCAGATAGAAGGCTGCATACCCAAAGAACCAAGCTGA